One Arcobacter sp. F155 DNA window includes the following coding sequences:
- a CDS encoding permease, which yields MEFILNFLQSFWELSVMIGLYVLIGLIFVGIIHLYISEDWIKKHLGEDNKYSALKGALYGIPLPLCSCGVIPLATSLRQKGASKKAVTSFYITTPMTGIDSIIATYGVFGLPVAIIRVISSFISGVVAGSFVKESYDDIQEEEKKSCCSSSCCGSSSNEVVKESQFKKAYDYAMNEVFSDLAKPMFYGLILATLFLLLIPNNGVEFLNDNLFIAYALVFLVALPLYVCSISAIPIALSMLAVGVSPGVAFIFLAAAPATNIITAGIIKKILGNDVLIIYLISIIVVTVSFALMIDFAFPKEWFVYTLDSLESESKSILDIGGAIIFLVTMFYFVGKQWIKSISSKKN from the coding sequence ATGGAATTTATATTAAATTTTTTGCAAAGCTTTTGGGAACTATCAGTAATGATAGGTCTATATGTTTTAATTGGATTAATTTTTGTAGGAATAATCCACCTATATATTTCAGAAGATTGGATTAAAAAACATTTAGGTGAAGATAATAAATATAGTGCTTTAAAAGGGGCATTATATGGTATTCCTCTTCCTCTTTGTTCTTGTGGTGTAATACCTTTGGCTACAAGTTTAAGACAAAAAGGTGCTTCTAAAAAAGCTGTGACAAGTTTTTATATTACTACTCCAATGACTGGAATTGATTCAATTATAGCTACATATGGAGTATTTGGTCTTCCAGTGGCAATAATTAGAGTTATTTCAAGTTTCATTAGTGGAGTTGTCGCTGGTAGTTTTGTAAAAGAATCATATGATGACATTCAAGAAGAAGAGAAAAAGTCTTGTTGTAGTTCTTCTTGTTGTGGTTCTTCTTCTAATGAAGTAGTAAAAGAGAGTCAATTTAAAAAAGCATATGATTATGCAATGAATGAAGTTTTTAGTGATTTAGCCAAACCAATGTTTTATGGGCTAATATTAGCAACTTTATTTTTACTTTTAATTCCAAATAATGGGGTTGAATTTTTAAATGATAATTTGTTTATCGCTTATGCATTAGTTTTTTTAGTTGCATTACCTTTATATGTATGCTCTATTTCAGCCATTCCTATTGCTTTATCAATGTTAGCAGTTGGAGTAAGTCCTGGAGTAGCTTTTATTTTTTTAGCAGCAGCTCCTGCTACAAATATCATTACAGCAGGGATTATAAAGAAAATTCTTGGAAATGATGTCTTAATAATATATCTTATCTCAATTATTGTAGTCACTGTTTCATTTGCATTAATGATTGATTTTGCATTTCCAAAAGAATGGTTTGTTTATACATTAGATAGTTTAGAAAGTGAATCAAAATCAATACTTGATATAGGTGGTGCTATTATATTTTTAGTCACTATGTTTTATTTTGTTGGTAAGCAATGGATTAAGTCTATATCTTCAAAAAAGAATTAA
- a CDS encoding ATP-binding protein, with protein sequence MKKKYIKLNPLITSIVSIFVVMVLSITSYKFFIKSFEELESEQNIKNLSSSLDIINKKLSYIDSIINDYAKWDDTYDFIQNKDQSYIYENFREGTNTLEELEIDFIIFTNLKDEIQFTSTVLNKYYKDNRHLVENILAEFSERKEFVTIYKDKIKDDKDLSKNKFYLVKRAISNSDSTAKVNGYIYAGKLISNSTLDSIKKVFNEVKINEDTYLDNDITLQSEYLKNVKVKVAANDSCSCLENTIQIYDDKNNYSMSLITQNKRALIEKGENTIFYYNLIISLFVFIVLFLIFRNQRFLENYNKELENEVSEAINSLRDKDQLLFQQSKLASMGEMIGNIAHQWRQPLNTLGLLIQKIEIKYQTNSLDEKALSDIVEKSKLLTNNMSETIEDFMSFFNPKVNNELFHIDDILSKTLTLFSARNNLCKINLENKLTSKKSIKGSKNGLIQVLLNLLSNASDSMKDKEECVIDLTLEEDDNHLYIFVKDYGSGIDKELIERIFEPYFTTKFKSQGIGIGLYMCKMVIEENMKGSLIAQNDKDGAIFKITLSYS encoded by the coding sequence ATGAAAAAGAAATATATAAAACTAAATCCTTTGATTACGAGTATTGTCTCAATATTTGTTGTTATGGTACTATCTATTACAAGTTATAAATTTTTTATTAAAAGTTTTGAAGAGTTAGAAAGTGAACAAAATATAAAAAATCTATCTTCTTCTTTAGACATTATAAACAAAAAACTTTCTTATATTGATTCCATTATCAATGACTATGCAAAATGGGATGACACTTATGATTTTATTCAAAACAAAGACCAGTCTTATATTTATGAAAACTTCAGAGAAGGAACAAACACCCTTGAAGAGTTAGAAATAGATTTTATAATATTTACAAATTTAAAAGATGAGATACAATTTACTTCAACTGTCCTAAATAAATATTATAAAGATAACAGACATTTAGTAGAAAATATTTTAGCTGAGTTTTCTGAAAGAAAAGAGTTTGTTACTATATATAAAGATAAAATCAAAGATGATAAAGACTTAAGTAAAAACAAGTTTTATTTAGTAAAAAGAGCTATTTCAAATAGTGATAGTACTGCAAAAGTAAATGGATATATTTATGCAGGAAAGTTAATTTCAAATTCAACACTTGATAGTATAAAAAAAGTTTTTAATGAAGTGAAAATCAATGAAGATACTTATTTAGATAATGACATTACATTACAGTCAGAATACCTAAAGAATGTAAAAGTAAAAGTAGCTGCAAATGATAGTTGTTCATGTCTAGAAAATACTATACAAATATACGATGATAAAAATAATTATTCTATGTCATTAATAACTCAAAATAAAAGAGCTTTAATTGAAAAGGGAGAAAATACAATATTTTACTACAATCTTATTATTTCTCTTTTTGTATTTATTGTTTTATTCTTGATTTTTAGAAATCAAAGGTTTTTAGAAAACTATAATAAAGAGCTTGAAAATGAAGTAAGTGAAGCTATAAATAGTCTTCGAGATAAAGATCAGCTTCTTTTCCAGCAATCTAAACTTGCTTCTATGGGAGAGATGATTGGAAATATTGCCCATCAATGGAGACAACCTTTAAATACTTTAGGTCTTTTAATTCAAAAGATTGAAATAAAGTACCAAACAAATAGTTTAGATGAAAAAGCATTAAGTGATATAGTTGAAAAGAGTAAACTGCTTACAAATAATATGTCTGAAACTATTGAAGACTTTATGAGTTTTTTCAATCCAAAAGTAAATAATGAACTTTTTCATATAGATGATATTTTAAGTAAAACATTAACTCTTTTTTCTGCAAGAAACAACTTATGCAAAATAAATCTTGAGAATAAATTAACTTCAAAAAAGAGTATAAAAGGCTCTAAAAATGGTCTTATTCAAGTTTTATTAAATCTTTTATCAAATGCTTCTGATAGTATGAAAGATAAAGAAGAGTGTGTTATTGATTTAACTTTGGAAGAGGATGATAATCATCTTTATATCTTTGTTAAAGATTATGGTTCAGGGATTGATAAAGAACTTATTGAAAGAATTTTTGAACCTTATTTTACAACAAAATTTAAATCACAAGGAATAGGTATAGGACTTTACA
- a CDS encoding tyrosine-type recombinase/integrase, with product MSRIKTRLTGIYYRESKTNGKPDKTYYITYKNEQNKTVEKKIGKYSEGFRENYCNQIRNEIITKQRIGEEPPAISKKKKKSIQTIEKIAESYFEQRNDTRSTLTDKSNYNKYIKVFFNNIDIDNLNKTNIDSFSKYLQSVTYSKNNKKLAEKTINNILNLFKTIIKYGVKNDFVKNDVSKYVKLFSIDNARERFLSKEEINTLFESSKDDDVLYLIYKIALNTGARLSSILNIQKNDIDFTHELLTLKDFKNKSTYKAFLTKELSQLLENYIINHDIRNKLFISNPERRLRALLDNLFNNDIEENDRKNKIVFHTLRHTFASHLAINGTPIFTIQKLMNHKDIKMTLRYAKLSPDSGREAIKNLY from the coding sequence ATGTCAAGAATAAAAACTAGACTTACTGGTATTTATTATCGAGAGTCAAAAACAAATGGTAAACCTGACAAAACATATTATATAACATATAAGAATGAACAAAATAAAACTGTTGAAAAAAAGATTGGAAAATACTCAGAAGGTTTTAGAGAAAACTATTGCAATCAAATAAGAAATGAAATAATTACTAAGCAACGAATAGGAGAAGAACCACCTGCTATATCAAAGAAAAAAAAGAAATCTATACAAACTATAGAAAAAATTGCAGAGTCTTATTTTGAGCAAAGAAATGACACTAGAAGTACATTGACAGATAAATCAAACTACAACAAATATATTAAAGTCTTTTTCAATAATATAGATATTGATAATTTAAATAAAACAAATATTGATAGCTTTTCAAAGTATCTACAAAGTGTAACCTATTCCAAAAACAATAAAAAACTTGCAGAGAAGACAATTAACAATATTCTAAACCTATTTAAAACAATTATCAAATATGGAGTAAAAAATGACTTTGTTAAAAATGATGTATCAAAGTATGTAAAACTTTTTTCAATAGATAATGCAAGGGAAAGGTTTTTATCAAAAGAAGAAATAAATACTTTATTTGAAAGTTCTAAAGATGATGATGTTTTATACCTAATATATAAAATTGCATTGAATACTGGAGCAAGACTATCATCAATATTAAACATACAAAAGAATGATATTGATTTTACCCATGAGCTGCTAACACTTAAAGACTTTAAAAATAAAAGTACCTATAAAGCTTTTTTAACAAAGGAATTAAGTCAATTACTAGAGAACTACATTATAAACCATGATATTAGGAATAAACTCTTTATTTCAAATCCTGAGCGGAGATTAAGAGCATTATTAGATAATTTGTTTAATAATGATATTGAAGAGAATGATAGAAAAAATAAAATAGTATTTCATACACTTAGACATACATTTGCAAGTCACTTAGCAATAAATGGAACACCTATTTTTACAATTCAGAAACTTATGAATCATAAAGATATAAAAATGACTTTAAGATATGCAAAACTATCTCCTGATAGTGGAAGAGAAGCAATTAAAAATTTATACTAA
- a CDS encoding IS256 family transposase, protein MNQTFDLNEALEQIKAGSKIDGKDGVLAPLIKQLTEAVLKAELESHLTSEINKNRKNGKSIKTMKSSVGEFELDVPRDRNGSYEPQIVKKHQTHMSDNIEQKILSLYALGNSYSQISEHIEEMYGMSFSKATISAVTDKVIPLLKEWQQRPLESIYPFVWLDAIHYKIKDNGRYISKAVYTVLGVGLNGKKEILGLYLSENEGANFWLQVLTDLNNRGVEDILIASIDSLKGFPEAINAIFPNTEIQLCIVHQIRNSIRYVASKNQKEFMKDLKLIYQAISKESAEEALVQLENKWGKKYPIVIQSWKNKWENLSAYFKYPEDIRRIIYTTNIIESIHRQFRKLTKTKGAFPNENSLLKLLYMGIQNANKKWTMPVRNWSLTISQLTIFFEGRLDNQLSI, encoded by the coding sequence ATGAATCAAACATTTGATTTAAATGAAGCACTTGAACAAATAAAAGCAGGTTCAAAAATAGATGGTAAAGATGGAGTCTTAGCTCCTCTTATTAAACAACTTACAGAAGCTGTATTAAAAGCTGAACTTGAGTCTCATTTAACTTCTGAGATAAATAAAAATAGAAAAAATGGTAAATCTATTAAAACTATGAAAAGTAGTGTTGGTGAATTTGAACTTGATGTTCCAAGAGATAGAAATGGTTCTTATGAGCCTCAAATAGTTAAAAAACATCAAACTCATATGTCAGATAATATAGAACAAAAAATTCTATCTTTGTATGCTTTAGGAAATAGTTATAGTCAAATATCTGAACATATTGAAGAAATGTATGGAATGAGTTTTTCTAAAGCTACAATAAGTGCTGTTACTGATAAAGTTATACCATTATTAAAAGAATGGCAACAAAGACCACTTGAATCAATCTACCCCTTTGTGTGGCTTGATGCAATACACTATAAGATTAAAGATAATGGAAGATATATATCTAAAGCTGTTTATACTGTTTTAGGAGTTGGATTAAATGGTAAAAAGGAGATATTAGGATTATATCTGTCAGAAAATGAAGGAGCTAATTTTTGGTTACAGGTTTTAACTGATTTAAATAATAGAGGAGTAGAAGATATACTTATTGCTTCAATAGATAGTTTAAAAGGATTTCCAGAAGCTATAAATGCTATATTTCCTAATACTGAAATACAACTATGTATTGTTCATCAAATTAGAAATTCAATTAGATATGTTGCTTCAAAAAACCAAAAAGAGTTTATGAAAGATTTAAAACTTATTTATCAAGCTATTTCAAAAGAATCAGCAGAAGAAGCATTAGTTCAACTTGAAAATAAGTGGGGTAAAAAATACCCTATTGTAATTCAATCTTGGAAAAACAAGTGGGAAAACTTATCTGCCTATTTTAAATATCCTGAAGATATTAGAAGAATTATCTATACTACAAATATTATTGAATCAATACATAGGCAATTTAGAAAGCTTACTAAAACTAAAGGAGCTTTTCCAAATGAAAATTCACTTTTAAAACTATTGTATATGGGAATTCAGAATGCAAATAAAAAATGGACTATGCCAGTTAGGAATTGGTCTCTTACAATCTCTCAACTTACAATATTTTTTGAAGGTAGGTTAGATAATCAATTGAGTATTTAA
- a CDS encoding restriction endonuclease subunit S → MIDTISNHIFNPISGEWGKDIDDADKNKRYVLRTTNFTNIGKLKLDDIAERYIEPKVFDKKRLEYGDIIIEKSGGSDTIPVGRVVYFNIKDNNYTCNNFTSIIRCKDSLNSKYLFYSLYFNHKKGITSYYQNKTTGIRNLQLKRYIDTTILIPPLQQQEKIVKVLDLTSNLIEKQKELLEKYDLFLKSKFIEMFGDPIKNPMEWETEKLGKLADWKGGGTPSRKKPEYFDGDIPWITTISLGKIYINEEDAVEFITNEAVNNSATKIIPKNSIIIGTRVGVGKVSINKSELCTNQDIMSMTNISTNLSNIFLYFFINYYNDFLKSQQRGATIQGITGPVLKDLDTILPPIELQNKFASIVEKCETIKEKENQKLKQLEDLHNSLMQKAFKGEIV, encoded by the coding sequence ATGATAGATACAATAAGTAATCATATTTTTAATCCTATTAGTGGAGAATGGGGTAAAGATATTGATGATGCTGATAAAAATAAAAGATATGTATTAAGAACTACAAACTTTACAAATATTGGAAAATTAAAACTTGATGATATAGCAGAAAGATATATTGAACCGAAAGTATTTGATAAAAAAAGATTAGAATATGGAGATATAATAATTGAAAAATCAGGTGGAAGTGATACAATTCCAGTTGGAAGAGTTGTGTATTTTAATATAAAAGATAATAATTATACTTGTAATAATTTTACAAGTATTATAAGATGTAAAGATAGTTTGAATTCAAAATATTTATTCTATTCACTATATTTTAATCATAAAAAAGGAATTACTTCTTATTATCAAAATAAAACAACAGGTATTAGAAATCTTCAACTAAAAAGATATATTGACACAACAATTTTAATCCCACCACTTCAACAACAAGAAAAAATAGTAAAAGTTCTTGATTTAACTTCAAATCTAATAGAAAAACAAAAAGAACTTTTAGAAAAATATGATTTATTTTTAAAATCAAAGTTTATTGAAATGTTTGGAGACCCAATTAAAAACCCTATGGAGTGGGAAACTGAAAAATTAGGTAAATTAGCTGATTGGAAAGGTGGAGGAACACCTTCAAGAAAAAAACCTGAATATTTTGATGGAGATATTCCTTGGATTACTACAATTTCATTAGGAAAAATTTACATAAATGAAGAAGATGCAGTTGAATTTATTACAAATGAAGCAGTAAATAATAGTGCTACTAAAATTATTCCTAAAAATTCTATTATAATTGGAACAAGAGTAGGAGTAGGAAAAGTATCAATAAATAAATCAGAACTTTGCACTAATCAAGATATTATGTCAATGACAAATATATCAACTAACTTATCAAACATATTTTTATATTTCTTTATAAATTATTACAATGATTTTCTAAAATCACAACAAAGAGGTGCTACAATTCAAGGTATTACTGGACCAGTATTAAAAGACTTAGATACTATTTTACCACCAATAGAACTACAAAATAAATTTGCTTCAATAGTTGAAAAATGTGAGACAATAAAAGAAAAAGAAAATCAAAAACTAAAACAACTTGAAGATTTACATAACTCTTTAATGCAAAAAGCTTTCAAAGGGGAAATAGTTTGA
- a CDS encoding N-6 DNA methylase, with protein MFVRSEVKSKIDSIWNKFWSGGIANPLDAIQQITALIFLKLLNENDNKAILQSSFTGEKYVSLFENDKMAKWDNFKELDSETMLETIRDEAFPFIKKYNEGSEFNKSLKDLAFIITKPSLLSETVDGIDQIFDILEEDEEGFMDSLGDMYEYLLSEISSSGKNGQFRTPRHIIQMITSLVNPQIGEKVFDPSCGTAGFLVSAYSHMLQPYTEKGGKLGANLTDTNLWEKLSNETFYGNDSDISMIRISMMNMMLHDISNPHIKQADTLSKGYNEKDMYQVVLANPPFKGSIDKEDQNENFSITSTKTELLFLDLIERVLDIGGRCGVIIPDGVLFGSSKAHKTLRKNLLEKNELKAVIKMPSGVFKPYAGVSTAVLVFVKGGTTSKVWFYDMEADGYSLDDKRNKIEQNDIPDILEQYTKKDTEDYKETKKHFFVDIKDIKDNDFDLSINRYKEIEYEEVEYAPTEDILSEIESLSSDINKDLGELKSLI; from the coding sequence ATGTTCGTAAGAAGTGAAGTAAAAAGTAAAATTGATAGTATTTGGAATAAATTTTGGAGTGGTGGAATTGCTAATCCACTTGATGCAATACAACAAATAACAGCACTAATATTTTTAAAACTTTTAAATGAAAATGATAATAAAGCTATTTTACAAAGTTCATTTACTGGTGAAAAATATGTATCGCTTTTTGAAAATGACAAAATGGCTAAGTGGGATAACTTTAAAGAGTTAGATAGTGAAACTATGCTTGAAACAATTAGAGATGAAGCATTTCCTTTTATCAAAAAATACAATGAAGGAAGTGAGTTTAATAAATCACTTAAAGATTTAGCATTTATTATTACAAAACCATCATTATTAAGTGAAACGGTTGATGGAATTGACCAAATATTTGATATATTAGAAGAAGATGAAGAGGGGTTTATGGATAGCTTAGGAGATATGTATGAATATCTTTTAAGTGAAATATCTTCAAGTGGTAAAAATGGACAATTTAGAACTCCTAGACATATTATTCAAATGATAACTTCTCTTGTAAATCCTCAAATTGGTGAAAAAGTATTTGACCCAAGTTGTGGAACAGCAGGATTTTTAGTAAGTGCTTATTCTCATATGCTTCAACCATATACTGAAAAAGGTGGAAAATTAGGAGCTAATTTAACAGATACTAACTTATGGGAAAAACTATCAAATGAAACATTCTATGGAAATGACAGTGATATTTCAATGATTAGAATATCAATGATGAATATGATGTTGCATGATATTTCTAACCCTCATATAAAACAAGCTGATACACTTTCAAAAGGTTATAATGAAAAAGATATGTATCAAGTAGTTTTAGCTAATCCACCATTTAAAGGAAGTATTGATAAAGAAGACCAAAATGAGAACTTCTCTATTACTTCAACTAAAACAGAACTTCTATTTTTAGATTTAATTGAAAGGGTTTTAGATATTGGTGGTAGATGTGGGGTTATTATCCCTGATGGTGTTTTATTTGGAAGTAGTAAAGCACATAAGACATTAAGAAAAAATCTTTTAGAAAAAAATGAATTAAAAGCAGTGATTAAAATGCCAAGTGGTGTATTTAAACCTTATGCAGGAGTATCAACAGCTGTTTTAGTTTTTGTAAAAGGTGGAACTACTTCAAAAGTTTGGTTCTATGATATGGAAGCAGATGGATATAGTTTAGATGACAAAAGAAATAAAATTGAACAAAATGACATACCTGATATTTTAGAACAATATACTAAAAAAGATACTGAAGATTATAAAGAAACTAAAAAACATTTCTTTGTTGATATAAAAGATATTAAAGATAATGATTTTGATTTATCAATCAATAGATATAAAGAGATTGAATATGAAGAAGTTGAATATGCTCCAACAGAAGATATTTTGTCTGAAATTGAGAGTTTATCAAGTGATATAAATAAAGATTTAGGTGAGTTAAAAAGTCTTATTTAA
- a CDS encoding metalloregulator ArsR/SmtB family transcription factor → MSEECYRESSNISEVEKAKSFISDNHLEIEKESEKLALLSNSVRLKIVLLLKNFNKLCVCDIGEILEVNQSAISQHLRKLKDGGILNKSREGLTIYYFIDEVNNPDLIGLLEKIFLFKE, encoded by the coding sequence ATGAGTGAAGAATGTTATAGAGAGTCAAGTAATATCAGTGAAGTTGAAAAAGCTAAGAGTTTTATTTCTGATAATCATTTAGAGATAGAAAAAGAATCAGAAAAATTAGCACTACTGTCAAATAGTGTTAGACTAAAAATTGTATTACTACTTAAAAACTTCAATAAACTTTGTGTATGTGACATTGGTGAAATATTAGAAGTTAATCAATCTGCAATTTCACAACACCTTAGAAAATTAAAAGATGGTGGAATATTGAATAAATCAAGAGAAGGTTTAACTATTTACTATTTTATTGATGAAGTGAATAACCCTGATTTAATAGGTTTATTAGAAAAAATATTTTTATTCAAGGAATAA
- a CDS encoding reverse transcriptase domain-containing protein: protein MKYQCSLYNCKSERKLSAYLLISDFNYYKKLRKDFKNNPCSGYKYFDKIEETNREYFKCLPKTEYIHKRLKKLFDNLPKEEYLKSGIKKQSYITNAKSHIESNHFFLIDITRFFPSITKKYIKKELILTYKQSSDVAEFISNAITAPQKKSNGMRALITGSPLSQYFSYVINKRMFDELYDLAKSQGVKFSVYVDDISFSSNNIISHNFLRKAFYIIKSNGFDISKNKPDKKKFYRGKIGINSIITGVVMTKDGMYIPKSRENKIKIQLEELQRIKKSTIEFKKLYEKTISSIHQAIQVNSLYEKYLIEIQQLKNNFTN from the coding sequence ATTAAGTATCAATGTTCTCTTTACAACTGTAAATCAGAGAGGAAACTCTCTGCTTACTTACTAATTAGTGATTTTAACTATTATAAAAAACTAAGAAAAGATTTTAAAAATAATCCTTGTTCAGGTTATAAATACTTTGATAAAATTGAAGAAACTAATAGAGAATATTTTAAATGTCTTCCAAAAACAGAATATATTCATAAAAGATTAAAAAAACTTTTTGATAATTTACCAAAAGAAGAATATTTAAAATCAGGTATAAAAAAACAATCATATATTACAAATGCAAAATCTCATATAGAAAGTAATCATTTTTTTCTTATTGATATAACAAGATTTTTCCCTTCAATTACAAAGAAATATATTAAAAAAGAATTGATTTTAACTTATAAACAATCAAGTGATGTTGCAGAATTTATTTCAAATGCCATAACAGCACCACAAAAAAAATCAAATGGAATGAGAGCACTAATTACTGGTAGTCCATTAAGTCAATATTTTTCATATGTTATAAATAAAAGAATGTTTGATGAACTTTATGATTTAGCAAAAAGTCAAGGAGTTAAGTTTTCTGTTTATGTTGATGACATTTCTTTTTCTTCAAATAATATTATAAGTCATAATTTTTTGAGAAAAGCCTTTTATATAATAAAGAGTAATGGTTTTGATATCAGTAAAAACAAGCCTGATAAGAAGAAATTTTATAGGGGTAAAATTGGTATAAATTCTATTATTACTGGTGTTGTAATGACAAAAGATGGAATGTATATTCCAAAATCAAGAGAGAATAAAATTAAAATTCAATTAGAAGAACTTCAAAGAATTAAAAAATCTACTATTGAATTTAAAAAACTTTATGAAAAAACAATATCTTCTATACACCAAGCTATACAAGTAAATTCTTTATATGAAAAATATTTGATAGAAATTCAACAATTAAAAAATAATTTTACAAATTAA